GTGAGCATGTAGATAGCATTGAAAACGTAAAGCGTCTAGTCAGTTTGATTGACCATGAACAACTAACGAAAATTTTTAAAGAATTGTGTAAAAAATTGAGTACTGAGAAAATTCATTTTCTGCAAGAGATTTTTAGTAAAACGATTGAAAATAGAGAATTGACTACGGCGCAAAAATATCATACAGAGCAGTTACTTGCGTCGCTTATTTGCTTCTCAGCCCAATCTAACTTCAGTGGTTTTGATGCTTATAACATAAAACACATAATTAGAAAATTAGGACTAAAACTAGAATTTAACACCATATCTGATGATACATTATCATCTATATTCACAGAGCCTTCGCATTGTCGAAGAGTTAACCAAGCAATTGTATATGAAAATAATGAAGGCTGTTCATTGCTGAGCGGATTTTCCAGAGCGTTAAAAACAAATGATCGCGATGCTTGTAGAAAATACCTAGAACTTTTGCTACTTAATTCTCCACTCGCACTAGTTGAATTTATTCGATGCTATCAAAATAAGCAGTTGATCATTAAAACATTGTGCCACCATTTACTAGATAAACAGCTGATAAATGTCATTACGCATTATGACAAAGAGCATACAGAATTAGTCGATTGGCTGCCATTTTTTACCCTGTCGATATCATTAGAAACATTGCCTTTGTCCTCGATGAAAATTAGCAGACAAGAAAGTAAAAGCATTGCATCAATAATCGCCAAAGAGGCATGGCGACATTTGTTTTGGTCGATAACGCTTGAATATCTCTTTGTTCAAAAAAGACACCTTAATACTCAACAAGCATTTTTGTGTTACTTACTCTACAACTTGGCCAACAACAATGGTTTAAAACCAACGTCGTTGCTTGAGTATTTTCGTTTTAGCATCCGCAGTTTATCAGGAGCTAATTCTCTTAAATGTTTGTTGGATAGTTTATTTATAACACTAGAAAGTGACTATGAGTCTGAATCGGTGAAACAAAAATATATCAACGATATTGATCAGCAAATTGTTCACCATCAAGACATAGAGCTATTGATAGAAAGTACCTATAAACTAAAAAATAATAGAGAACAGCAGTTAAATCGAATTGTGATTTCGTTACTAAACGGTTCGTCATTTACCAAGTTGATGTTATTTCAAGCGTTAAAAGCGCAAGTAATAAAGGGTATTGGGATTGACGTTCAACTGAGCAATAAAACACTATCTGAGTTACTAAAAACTAGCCTGATGACATTAAGTCACTGGAGTCAAGAAAACAGCAATCAGCTATTGAACTCAATAAATCGAATAGCGGTAAATGAGCATGAAAAGTCAAAGTATTACCTATTGTCACTCGAAAAAAACTTACTAAATGAGGCTATTGATATAAGGCTGCTAAGCCAGTATGTGCAAAAAAATGTCCTAAATTCAGGTCTTGACCAAACTAACTCTTTATCTGCTACTAGCCATTATGATGCTGAGCCAGTTGAGAGGAATGAAATTGTAAACTACTTAACTGAATTTTTAGAGCCTAACAATGCGTTGGCTATTGCGATGAAAAGCTCTGAACGAGCAAAACTATTTCACAACGACATGGTTATGGGAGCGCTTGAGCAGTGCCCTGATTTTTTGCGCAAAAAAGTCGAACACGCACTACATAATGAGACATCATTTTATAGTTTCATTCAGCACTTGAAAGAGTCATTGTTAATTCGATTAGCTATGTTACTCAATAGTAATCGATTTGTTGATATCTACCGTCGTTACAAGTGGTTATATATGGCTACGTACAACAGCGTCTATTCAGGAGGTAACTTTAATTTATTGAAATGGAATCACTTATTTCTTCAGTTGCAGGCTGATGTGCATTTCGATAATGGCGTTGATGGTGTAGATAGCTGGGTCAAACAGGTTGCTAATAAAGTAGATAAACCACGCAGACTGACTAAAAATATCATCATGAAAAAACTATCATATTACATCGATGAAAAATATCTTGATGATAAAAATGTGTTGGATTTTTTTAGAACAGATACCACAAATCAGCTCGTAAATTCCGCACGTGAAATAGACTTTGAAAAGAAATTAAGCCCAAAACTGTCAAGCAATCACAGTGAATATAATTACTTTGAGTCAATACTATTCACTCTGTTTACCAGGAAAAACGCTAACATTTCGATGTCAGCGTATATCAGAGTCTTAGAGGCAAGTGCTGATATAGTCAGGCAATACTTCACTCAATACGTGGGGAATACTCAGCATCGCAATTGTTTCATTAGCAACATATCGAACAATGCACTTCAACAGACCTGTTCGATATTGTTCAACGAAAAATACGATGGTCTATTGTGCAAACTGTTTGATGAGTTATCTTTAAATACTTATTGCGGTGGGCTACAAGGCACAAAAAGTGTAGACCGCATCATATGGTCTTGCTTACTGAGTTACTTTCATAATCAAGGGACTGAAGACTTCGTACTTGAACAGTGTATTGATTATTTATCTACCGAGTTTCAAAGGAATAATATTTATTTAACCGAGCCCGGTGTATGCCTTGACGATAATGCCAACGTTCGAAACCGATATTGTGCTATGTGGGAAAAAGTCAGAAATCGTCAAGCATCAAGTGGTGACAGTGAAGATACTACAGCATTAATGGCTAAACGTGAGAAATTGAGTCAAATAAAGAATCAGTTCTTAATATTACCCATTTCCGCAGAGTTACTTTCTAGTATTGGTCAAATGTGCAAGCAATGCGCTATGGAAGCACTAGCGTTTTACAACTGGCTAGTGAATTGCCAACTTTCAAAGAAAAACCTTAATGCATTATCGGTTAATCAGCTTAATGAACTAATTAAAAACTATTTGAATTTGATCATCCAAGACAAGCAAACATGTGCTGATTATATGATTCAATTGGCGACATATATTACAAAGCATAGCTATGAAAAGCAGGCCCTAATTTATAGTTTAATACAATTAGTCACAACGAAGTTCATAGATTTTTCGAGTATTGAAATCCAAAACCGTATTAATGATTATCAAGAGAATAAGAATATTCCAAGCGACGAGACTTATAAAAAGCTCACTTTGGAAAAACATTCACCTGAACTTGCTAAACTGCCCGCATTGAGTGCTGCCCTTAAAGCGGGAAACGCTCAGAAAATTGTATTTGAAATACAACAATACATCGAAACGCATGCCAATCATTATGAGTTAATTGACTTTTTGACTAATGATAACGTGTTTATGCAGCTAACCAATTGTGTGTCGGAATCTGACTTACTTATCATTTTGTCTTATTTTAACGTTAAGAGCTTAGGTAAGACGCTAGAATTGACCACAATATTGCAGATGCTGCTATCGAGGAGGAACATTGGTGTTACTCAGGCAGAAATAAACCTGCATCAATGGAAAGTTATTTTTGATTATTTCCTAATTCAAGGACTAAGTTTTAATCTTGCCTGGTTTATTCATCAATACTTTCATTCATATATTCTTAAGTACAAAAACGTATCTACTCAATTGAGCTCTGAGCTTGAATTACTGATCAGTGAACTTTCGTTTTATCAACTTGGCTTTGCTGAAATTTCTTTCAAAAAGACTGTTGAAGGGTTAGTTAAAACCCTATCGGGAAATATTTCAAATGAAAGGGGGCAAGCACCATTAGTGGCAACGGATACTCATCAACAAGATAATGTGAGAGATGACGCATTTAAACATGATAAACCACAAATCGCGTATATCAATAATGCAGGTTTAGTGTTGTTATCTCCATATTTACCTAGATTATTCTCGATTATGGAGTTGACACAACACGGAAAATTTCGCGATCAATATCACCAAACAAAAGCAGTAAATGTCTTACAACATATTATAGCGCCTGAACGCGAATTTCATGAGCATCAACTGGCATTAAACAAATTAATGTGTGGCATGGAGTTAAGCCAAAGCGTAAAGCCAGATCCCACTCTGAGCGATAAACAAAAAGAAGTCATCAATGATTTACTCTCTGAAGTAATCAAACAATGGCCAGCACTTGGAAATACCAGTATTAATGGTTTACGCCAAACATTTTTAGCCAGGGAAGGTGCATTGTATAGGGAAGAAAACAACTGGCATCTTGACGTATTACCAGAGCCATTTGACATCTTATTAGACGGGCTTCCATGGACCTATTCAACGTTTAAGTATTCTTGGATGACGGGTTTATTATCAACTACATGGAGGGATTCATAGTGAATCCGGATAACGTACATGATTTCTTCTTGTGGTGGTTCAAAAGGAGTTATCTATGATAAACGCCCAGCAATTGTATATCGCATTAAACAAAAGTGATGATCTCAAAGCGCTCAATGCAGAAGTGATGGAATTTGAAGTGCAATGGTTTCAAACAGTTTTGACACAACGCCTAACTCATTATTTCGAATTAGATCAGGAATTTGATGTTTCAACCATTGTCCCTCCAAATATTAATGAACATAGCTCGGCGTATGCGCAATTTATATGTCAAAACAACTTAAATTACTGCCAACGATTAGCTATTTTATTGGCGTTAATGCCTCATGTTAAGCCGGGTGTTCTGGATACATTTTTTATTAAGAATACTAACCTTGAAAGAAATTATACCGAGTTTGGAGGACTTCAAGGAAAAGCGCATACAGGCTTCTTACCAACAGTTGAAACATTAATTTTTATTTTGTCAGGGAACAACATGAATGAACGCTTTACAGCATTACACTTGTTTGATGACGAAAGCACTTTAATAAAGAACAAAGTGGTGGAAATAAACCGTGAGCACAAGGATGAGCCATTTTTATCAAGTGGTCTTAGAATTGGTGTCGACTATCTCAATCTATTTACTACTGGTGTAGTACACAAACCTGATTTTAGTATGTCGTTTCCAGCCAAGAGGATCTCAACTCCGTTAGCATGGGAAGAACTTGTCTTAAATCATAATGTGCTTGACGAAATTGAACAAATCACGAGTTGGGTTAATTTTCAAAATACCATTATGGGCGAGTGGGAATTATCAAAGAATATCAAGCCGGGCTATCGCGCTGCACTATACGGTCCCCCAGGTACCGGGAAGTCACTGACTGCAACATTGATAGGCAAGAAAACAGGAATGGATGTTTATCGAATTGATCTATCTGCTATTGTTTCTAAATATATTGGCGAGACGGAAAAGAACCTAGCAAATGTCTTTGACCAGGCTGAAAATAAAAACTGGATACTGTTTTTTGATGAGGCTGATGCTTTGTTTGGAAAACGCACTGGAGAATCTTCATCGAATGACCGTCATGCTAACCAAGAAATCGCTTATTTATTGCAGCGAACTGAGAGTTTTCCAGGGGTCATCATCTTAGCGACAAACTTAAAATGTAATATGGATGACGCATTTGTCAGACGGTTTCAGTCAGTCATCTATTTTCCAATGCCAGACGAAACACTTAGAGCAAAATTATGGCGAAATATTATCGGAGACAGGTGCCGCCTTGCCGATGATGTTGATATACATGCCCTTGCGGAGCACTACGAATTATCTGGAGGCTCTATTATCAATGTTGTCAGACACGCAGCCATCAATGTGCTACGCAATAAAAAGGAACTGTTTCATCAACAGGATTTTATTCAAGGCATTAGAAAGGAAATGCTTAAAGAAGGGAAGGTGATATCGTGAGCACCGTATTATCAGTTCGAAAAATTAGCTGCTTCAATATGAGAACCTTTTATATATGTTTCATATTGAGTTGTATTTCAACTCTTACAATTGCTAATGATGTCAAAAGCAGTAGCGCTGAGTTGTCTTGTGAGCAGGCGTTGGACGAAAATCATCAGTTAACTAAATTACAAAATATGTTAATTCAAGTGGGGCTGTACCATGTCAATATGGAGTTCAAAGACGATGTGCAACAATACAAACAGGACGCAAAACTACTCTCAGACAGTGTCGTCGGAAAGGTAACTCGCCAATGGCTCAGTAGTTTTTGTTCGTCGTTAATTGAATATCAGAAAGCCAACGTGATCGCTACATTATTTATTTATTCGGCCATTAAAAAAGTTGAGCCAGATTGTAAAGCCGTCAGTAACATTTCAATGTTAAATCAGTGGTTTAACAAACAAACACAAGGGATAGAAAAAGAGTGGGTCCAAGGGTTGCTGCGCCAATGCAGCCTTGATTCAGCAGAAACATTGATAGGGCAGAAGTCATATAAACCAAACTACTACATGTTAACGGCGGAAGACATGAAAACTATCTCCAAAAAAGATGAATCGAATAAAGCGCCAAACAATTTAACTATGGAAGTTGAATTTCCACAGAAAATATTGGATACCCTGAAACTAGTACAAGATAAACCATTTCCAACTTATCGACTATTTGCCAAAACATTACATTCTATTTTAAAGGAAGATTTAACATCGCCACAATTCGCGGGTGTAGAATCTCTGGCTAACAAAGGTATAGAGATTAATAATACGGTTTTGGGCAGTGCTGATTGTGGTTGTGTAAAAAATATTGAAGATAATAAAGTAACTTACAACATATATCCTGGTTGGTTGTATTCTGCAGCTGATAAAGAACACGTAGCACCAATGTCGAAGGATAAAGAAAAAGCAAAGACAGACAAATTAAAGAAAATTGATTACAGCACTATTTCCCGGATAGGTTATCAAGGGCTAAGCCTTAGTGAAAATGGCAAATTTAATCACGAAACAGCTTTAAAGTATTGGTATAAGGCCAGTGAAAAATTTATTAAGCAAGCTAACCAGCACTACAGTAAAAAGGATATTATCGTAGAATTAGAAAACTGGAAATCGTGGGATAAATTAACTATTAAGGAAGCGCTTACCAGTTTTAAATACAATATCTTAAACCCTGAACACTATGCTGCCAGCTCCAAATCCATGCCAATAGATGGTGTTACTTTATATTTTCCTGACTATTCTTCAGAGTTTAATCTTCAATTATCAGAAATCGCTGATGAATTTATTAGCTTAAAGAAGGATCACGCTGAATTTCATGTCAACGTTTTGCTAGATATAGCAATTTGCGGGGCCAATATCGATTGCTCTACCGCGAAATTGAACACACCACTAGTTGACTTGAAAACGTGTGAAATTGCCATTGGTGGAAAAATTAAGAAGCAAGAAGAAAGTAGCCGATGCGCTGTGGTTAAATCGGAGGGCGCCACGATAGAAGAGCAAGAGGCCGCTAAACACAAAGTCGATATGGAAACATTAAATTACGTATTGATTTATTTACCAGAGAAAACAACCGAAACCAAAAAGCACTTACGAAGAGTAATAGAAAACACCTTTAAAGGAGAAGGTCGTAGTAAAATGTTAAATAAAATCATCCCTATCATAGTGCCTTACGACTTATCTCAAGAACAGAGTTTCGAACAAGTTGAAGATGATATCGTCTATGCGAAACATAATTTTGGCGGCATTGGTTTTTGGCCACTTCCACTTGAGGGAGAGCCTTCGTTCAAAAAACTACAGGGTATTATCAACACGCACCTTTTTAACAATGCCGAACAAAAATACATAGAGAAACTTGTTAGTAAAGTACTGCCTATAGAAATGTGTGATTTCATCTGCACTCAGCGGGGGTACTTCAGAACCGTATTAGGGACGCTTGTGTTTTTTCTAGTCGTTTCTGCTTTCGCCAAAAGCTCATCATGTTATGTCTGCAAAATTATTGAACAATACCAACGTACGTATTTATCTTCATGGATTGCTACTTTAGTTTTGGTACTTGCGATGCTTGGTTGTGATCGATTTTTTCAAGAACATGCAGACAAAGCAATGTCTGGGGTGGTTGTCACAATTGTGTTTTATTTTATTGGCAACTACATTATTAATATCAAAAAAAAGCAGTTGCCGTGATTGTACTAATAGCGGCAGCTATGTGGATTAAAATATAGGTAGAACAGTTGTCAGGTGTTAATCAACATGCTGTGTTAATCGAATGGATAAATGATGAAAACATACAGTGAACAATCTCGACAAGTTGCCAGTAAAGTAAAGGCCAATTCAAATAGCTATAGTCAAAATAACAAAAGCGGCAGTCACTTTTTTACGGATAAAAGGGCTACTACCGCTATTCAGAGGCAATTAAAGTCTGCAGCCAATGCTACAACTTTAGTACAAAAACATGCCTTAGAAGATGAAGAATTTGATGAAAGTAAATTGCACCAGAGGAAATTGAAATCAGTACAGCAACAGCTTAGTTATTTACAGTCAGATTGTTCAAAAACAACACCACCTATGCAAAAAACATCCAACAAAACGGGTTTACCCGACAACCTGAAATTAGGGATGGAAAACCTATCGGGCATGTCATTGGATCACGTTAAAGTTCACTACAACTCAGCTAAACCGGCAGCCGTTCAGGCTCATGCATATGCACAAGGTAGTGAAATTCACCTAGGGAGTGGTCAAGAAAAACACTTGCCCCATGAATTAGGACATGTTGTACAACAAGCTCAAGGTAGGGTACAAGCGACGACAAATGTCGATGGGGTAGCGGTAAATGACAATCCTTCGCTTGAAAATGAGGCGACAGAGCTTGGGAATAAAGCATTACAGCGAGCGACAAACAAAAAACACTTAATTGAGTAATAAAAAGAGAAATCAAATGGACTTTAGTTTGTCAAAGCGCTCCTCGTTTGTTTTGTTCATATTATTGACGGTGTTTAACGGAATAGCCGTGGATTATGCAATTGCAGAAGACAGTCATGCTATTGAGCGGCTTGCGAATCTAAGTCAACTTAATGCTGACAAATTAGCGTTAAATTATCAAAGTATTGGTGCTGTAATAGCGGACGATTATAGTGTTCTAAGGGACGAAATAAGCAACTATCAAAAATATCATTTTGATGGATCTTTCTCGGCTGTACTTGCAGATTTCAGCCAATCAATCAATTTCTCGTTAGTACAATTCCATAAGGATGCTTTATTTAAAAGTACTAAATTTCGACATGACGTTAAGTTCGAATGGGCCAAGTTCAAAGGAGAAGCTAACTTTTCTCATAGCCGTTTTTACGGTGAAGTTGGCTTCTATCAATCCGGTTTTGAAGGTCATTCCGTTTCATTTTATGGTAGCCAATTTTCTGGAGAAACAGACTTTAGTGGCTCGGTATTTGACGGTGCATTCGATTTTTCGAATATAACGGCTTATCAATCGATTACATACTACAACAGCCAATTTAATAAGGAGGCCACTTTTTATAATAGTCGGTTTAATCAGCAAGTCGATCTAAGTCATAGTACTTTCAGAGGCGATGTGAGTTTTTCTCGTGCAATATTTATACGCTATTTGAATTTAGAAGGCGTTAAATTTATGGGGAGAATTAACTTTTACGGTGCTCGACTACCTGAAAAATTAAACCTTACTGGCCTTCATGAACTTGAGCATATTTTAGATTTAACAGTAGCCAAACCTCCTGCATACGGAGAACAGACAGCAATCAATTTGCTGGGTGCAAACATCAACAAAATTAAAATTAACTACCAAGATTTCAAATTATATTTCCCAAGTAACACAACCGCAAAGAATCGTTCTGACGTATATGCCGCTTTATTGAATGACTTTGAGCAAAGGGGAATGTATGAAGATTATCGAAAACTTTCAATAGAGCAGCAACGCTATGATTTTAAAATAAATAATCAGTGGTTAAGAGACAAGATTGAGCATTATTGGTGGGATTACGGTTTTGATAGAGGACGTATTTTTGTTTGGATTGCTATTTTCATACTATTGTATACCGCAATTAATAATTTTTTTGTCATTTGGTTGATGGAAAATGCCTTTGCTGTGACCTTTTTACTACCCCTTATTAAAAGAATGCCTGCGCACAAAAACATATTAATACGCTACGTGATGAGCTTCCCTTTGTGCCTTATATACACCATCGTTATTTTCTTTGCCGGTATTCTTGGAATTAAATACGAATTTACGCATTTTAGAAGTGATCATGTACTTGTTAACGTATACATCTTTTTCACCATGGCTACAGGATTGATATGTGCCATGTTCATACTCAACTATTTAATCAAGTGATCGGATTGAATATGTCTCAACATAAAGAACTACAGCTGAACTTACCCGATATTACTTGGCTATGGATCAGTTTATTTATTTTATCTATTACATTATGTATTTCACTTTGGCTTTTTTCTAACGATATAACTTCAGAAAGGCAGGCGCTAGCACATCAGGTGGAATACACTAATTTAAGCAATGATCTTTCTAACGCGTCAGACTACCTAACCACCGAAGTGCGGGCATTTGTAATGAATGGGGCAAGTAAACATCTTCAAAATTATTGGGTTGAAATAGATAAGACTCGAACGAGAGAAAAAGTACTGGACCGACTGGAATATTTAGGTGCACCTAGTAAGGAATTAGCTTTATTGGAACAAGCCAAAAGAAACTCTGACAATTTAGTGTTAACAGAAATACGAAGTATGAAATTGATACTTTTGGTGATTGGTGTTCCAGAACAAATGATGCCAAATGCAGTTCGTGAGTTTCGTCTAACCGTTGATGACTATGCATTATCTGATGGTGAAAAGGTAAAAAAAGCCCGCGAGATTATGTTTGATGAACAATATTATCAAACGAAGTTACAGATCATGAACCCTATA
This window of the Thalassotalea atypica genome carries:
- a CDS encoding ATP-binding protein; the encoded protein is MINAQQLYIALNKSDDLKALNAEVMEFEVQWFQTVLTQRLTHYFELDQEFDVSTIVPPNINEHSSAYAQFICQNNLNYCQRLAILLALMPHVKPGVLDTFFIKNTNLERNYTEFGGLQGKAHTGFLPTVETLIFILSGNNMNERFTALHLFDDESTLIKNKVVEINREHKDEPFLSSGLRIGVDYLNLFTTGVVHKPDFSMSFPAKRISTPLAWEELVLNHNVLDEIEQITSWVNFQNTIMGEWELSKNIKPGYRAALYGPPGTGKSLTATLIGKKTGMDVYRIDLSAIVSKYIGETEKNLANVFDQAENKNWILFFDEADALFGKRTGESSSNDRHANQEIAYLLQRTESFPGVIILATNLKCNMDDAFVRRFQSVIYFPMPDETLRAKLWRNIIGDRCRLADDVDIHALAEHYELSGGSIINVVRHAAINVLRNKKELFHQQDFIQGIRKEMLKEGKVIS
- a CDS encoding pentapeptide repeat-containing protein — encoded protein: MDYAIAEDSHAIERLANLSQLNADKLALNYQSIGAVIADDYSVLRDEISNYQKYHFDGSFSAVLADFSQSINFSLVQFHKDALFKSTKFRHDVKFEWAKFKGEANFSHSRFYGEVGFYQSGFEGHSVSFYGSQFSGETDFSGSVFDGAFDFSNITAYQSITYYNSQFNKEATFYNSRFNQQVDLSHSTFRGDVSFSRAIFIRYLNLEGVKFMGRINFYGARLPEKLNLTGLHELEHILDLTVAKPPAYGEQTAINLLGANINKIKINYQDFKLYFPSNTTAKNRSDVYAALLNDFEQRGMYEDYRKLSIEQQRYDFKINNQWLRDKIEHYWWDYGFDRGRIFVWIAIFILLYTAINNFFVIWLMENAFAVTFLLPLIKRMPAHKNILIRYVMSFPLCLIYTIVIFFAGILGIKYEFTHFRSDHVLVNVYIFFTMATGLICAMFILNYLIK
- a CDS encoding contractile injection system tape measure protein, with protein sequence MNNNIVIDQAALEVTFQNHTQATSYEHELTAICQDSLLPIIERKLSSALSLKSQTIDYLELNLGTLNSANLQNEMTFRLAFELERILGEVNSNKSKNEQDLVKLCTKKEKLQDSEKCQLISWLLNVASFSDKELAAHYQDIYNLLKKVIELQPRIIAIVLREHVDSIENVKRLVSLIDHEQLTKIFKELCKKLSTEKIHFLQEIFSKTIENRELTTAQKYHTEQLLASLICFSAQSNFSGFDAYNIKHIIRKLGLKLEFNTISDDTLSSIFTEPSHCRRVNQAIVYENNEGCSLLSGFSRALKTNDRDACRKYLELLLLNSPLALVEFIRCYQNKQLIIKTLCHHLLDKQLINVITHYDKEHTELVDWLPFFTLSISLETLPLSSMKISRQESKSIASIIAKEAWRHLFWSITLEYLFVQKRHLNTQQAFLCYLLYNLANNNGLKPTSLLEYFRFSIRSLSGANSLKCLLDSLFITLESDYESESVKQKYINDIDQQIVHHQDIELLIESTYKLKNNREQQLNRIVISLLNGSSFTKLMLFQALKAQVIKGIGIDVQLSNKTLSELLKTSLMTLSHWSQENSNQLLNSINRIAVNEHEKSKYYLLSLEKNLLNEAIDIRLLSQYVQKNVLNSGLDQTNSLSATSHYDAEPVERNEIVNYLTEFLEPNNALAIAMKSSERAKLFHNDMVMGALEQCPDFLRKKVEHALHNETSFYSFIQHLKESLLIRLAMLLNSNRFVDIYRRYKWLYMATYNSVYSGGNFNLLKWNHLFLQLQADVHFDNGVDGVDSWVKQVANKVDKPRRLTKNIIMKKLSYYIDEKYLDDKNVLDFFRTDTTNQLVNSAREIDFEKKLSPKLSSNHSEYNYFESILFTLFTRKNANISMSAYIRVLEASADIVRQYFTQYVGNTQHRNCFISNISNNALQQTCSILFNEKYDGLLCKLFDELSLNTYCGGLQGTKSVDRIIWSCLLSYFHNQGTEDFVLEQCIDYLSTEFQRNNIYLTEPGVCLDDNANVRNRYCAMWEKVRNRQASSGDSEDTTALMAKREKLSQIKNQFLILPISAELLSSIGQMCKQCAMEALAFYNWLVNCQLSKKNLNALSVNQLNELIKNYLNLIIQDKQTCADYMIQLATYITKHSYEKQALIYSLIQLVTTKFIDFSSIEIQNRINDYQENKNIPSDETYKKLTLEKHSPELAKLPALSAALKAGNAQKIVFEIQQYIETHANHYELIDFLTNDNVFMQLTNCVSESDLLIILSYFNVKSLGKTLELTTILQMLLSRRNIGVTQAEINLHQWKVIFDYFLIQGLSFNLAWFIHQYFHSYILKYKNVSTQLSSELELLISELSFYQLGFAEISFKKTVEGLVKTLSGNISNERGQAPLVATDTHQQDNVRDDAFKHDKPQIAYINNAGLVLLSPYLPRLFSIMELTQHGKFRDQYHQTKAVNVLQHIIAPEREFHEHQLALNKLMCGMELSQSVKPDPTLSDKQKEVINDLLSEVIKQWPALGNTSINGLRQTFLAREGALYREENNWHLDVLPEPFDILLDGLPWTYSTFKYSWMTGLLSTTWRDS
- a CDS encoding eCIS core domain-containing protein, which gives rise to MMKTYSEQSRQVASKVKANSNSYSQNNKSGSHFFTDKRATTAIQRQLKSAANATTLVQKHALEDEEFDESKLHQRKLKSVQQQLSYLQSDCSKTTPPMQKTSNKTGLPDNLKLGMENLSGMSLDHVKVHYNSAKPAAVQAHAYAQGSEIHLGSGQEKHLPHELGHVVQQAQGRVQATTNVDGVAVNDNPSLENEATELGNKALQRATNKKHLIE